A part of Rhinoderma darwinii isolate aRhiDar2 chromosome 1, aRhiDar2.hap1, whole genome shotgun sequence genomic DNA contains:
- the LOC142744920 gene encoding palmitoyltransferase ZDHHC1-like: MPSLINRQTEVDFPNRKRKDGLQWPWHHFQIASWVLYLYLGITAFGFIIPLLPCSWQSTGYSILGILFSGHFVFHVLTISIDPSSLDPNVEAKKTKPEKMHCHIIPVTLYKEKTRFCHICEKNVFNFDHHSRILNTCVGGRNFWFYMNCIITAFLGTASLTIMSLFVFSMYHSPWVTIDLSNSWFIISPETSTEIRAVVILIISFLDGILSLVITSVLGYHICFHLYLLSRGLTTQEYCEHLVLKKRLVQHHMGSRDLESAHPYHYPYLSILSLSRKSHLYLRDTAIQAEQTSKENANVTTQTNEEGRFLQETGSQTENEKRARQSSSSLTGLVERLQTPFKLSRIA; this comes from the coding sequence ATGCCATCTCTTATCAACAGACAAACAGAAGTGGATTTTCCAAATAGAAAGCGGAAGGATGGCCTACAGTGGCCATGGCATCACTTCCAAATTGCCAGTTGGGTACTATATTTATACTTGGGTATCACAGCTTTTGGGTTTATTATTCCACTACTTCCTTGCTCCTGGCAATCTACTGGATACAGCATTCTAGGAATCTTGTTCTCTGGACATTTTGTATTCCATGTCCTTACAATTTCTATTGACCCTTCTAGTCTGGATCCAAATGTGGAGGCAAAGAAAACCAAACCAGAGAAGATGCACTGCCACATAATACCTGTGACATTGTATAAAGAGAAGACTAGATTTtgtcacatttgtgaaaaaaacgtttttaattTCGATCACCATTCCCGAATTTTAAATACCTGTGTAGGGGGAAGAAATTTTTGGTTTTACATGAACTGCATTATCACAGCTTTCTTAGGAACAGCATCCCTGACCATCATGTCATTGTTTGTGTTCTCCATGTACCATTCACCATGGGTGACGATAGACTTGTCTAACAGCTGGTTTATCATTTCTCCTGAAACCTCCACTGAGATACGTGCTGTTGTGATTCTTATCATATCTTTTTTAGATGGCATTCTTAGCCTCGTTATAACATCAGTGTTGGGGTATCATATTTGTTTTCACCTTTATTTACTGTCTCGAGGGTTAACTACTCAAGAGTATTGTGAGCACCTAGTCTTGAAAAAGAGGTTAGTCCAACATCACATGGGGAGCAGAGACCTTGAATCAGCCCATCCCTATCATTACCCCTATCTCTCAATCTTATCATTGTCAAGAAAGAGCCACCTATATCTCCGTGACACTGCAATACAGGCAGAGCAGACCTCAAAGGAAAATGCAAATGTAACAACTCAAACAAATGAAGAAGGAAGATTTCTACAGGAAACAGGATCACAAACAGAAAATGAAAAGAGAGCGAGACAATCAAGCTCCAGTTTGACAGGTTTAGTGGAGAGGTTGCAAACACCGTTCAAGCTATCCAGGATAGCATGA